A portion of the Thermothelomyces thermophilus ATCC 42464 chromosome 5, complete sequence genome contains these proteins:
- a CDS encoding polyketide synthase, whose protein sequence is MSASYTRDILVFSGQGSKQHLVDSGAPDSLIALLGEKQKVAYSTFLRRAQDALLREYSSIKADSGSLGHGNQVEEEVFEKSEHLLVPPSMLQSHPVFETISLYTRHILELMLYQSQQQQQRGTHVVRETTGICTGALAAILAAAFSSYDSDDFVRAAVEGVRLAFWIGVRAASLSVERERLEESSGSSSCVLGVFGVTEKRMGELLKGYYAEESEDRHGNVRISAVFSDVALSLSGDAADLQRVKTYLEGRSIECRWAHIHALYHGGSKSKRAVDATLSDAARRNIAFPGRKSLHASVISAADGAHMGSGSDSAAADPGGPEETKTNILLERALRNIFIDTVDWKGTSAGLRASILDRLEGDSSAAYRIIGVGPGSRSLLDPFRGDSAHPGLGVIDNLAESLAQPAQDDIAIVGLSVNFPGAKGQEQFWQLLASGLSTVAEIPPSRFGVHVQDSDEAHGRSRGNGHANCLDNSFDFDPAYFNVSPREAKSMDPQQRLVLMAALEALEDAGYAPDSTPTFQRERIGVYMGVATGDYVDNLRDDMDVYYSPGTLRAFIAGRVSYAFKFGGPSMVTDTACSSSLVSIYHACRALRAGECGTALAGGVNTMSSPDMYNGLARAHFLSPTGQCKPFDAAADGYCRAEGCGLVVLKRLADAVAEGDHIYAVIRAIGVNQCGKARSITHPHANTQASLMRTVLASARASPRSIGVVEAHGTGTQAGDAAEMASIRSVFCPRPPDQPLYVSSVKGNFGHSEAASGVAGLAKLLLMMDRRQIPPQTSFVNLNPKLPANRPGEVTIPTRMTEWKEPPGQPTTPRRALVNNFGASGSNAALVLEEYVVPPPRGRPHSTNNNNNNNNKRSHHLLNISAKTAKALEAARRDLLAFLSQNPDVGLQDLCYTANARRQEYPTHRWSAVVSDRGDLAEQLGGGHHHPAKGATTTTATATAGGGLGLGLPAKTVFVFSGQGGVYAGMGAALLATVPLFRSIADRCDETLVARGFPPVSPFLAGSAEASSSSSSSSSSWSAEDQIIISQCACFVLEYALAETWRHWGVTPDLVIGHSIGEYAAFAFAGMIGWEDALLLLAGRARLLATRCPPQVTGMVACRLSRAAVEQLLADKADELAGITVSCFNSPSDSVLAGPVDSLARLARHCKDNGIRHKRLDVPYGFHSPALEPILSDHGRAARAVPFRPPSLRAGSSLRGRLFGQSETVDGDYFVQHAREPVNFSGVVEDALPELAGSHPTFIEIGPSPSTESMLKQIINTSLSYTFLGSLTPTRAAWDSLSSALRELYLRRYDIKWRRVYDGSQAKFVRGFPGHPLNLATYYVPYKPPSRQDKLLPGFFSGPQQPPPRPKYAFLTDVSPAVEDGSATRYASTAMEPIKKFVDAHQVGDVPLFPASVYVEVVAQALAYHASLDIASNVFMFENVKFEHPLVCGDDAAGGSSRQVIKTALNMQPVEGQSYVCSSGSGDTLCAGGVRSLEVGSQAVVDILARRRGRVDRLRRSVDGAPRSLAESFSDRTIYHVIFPRVVRYDKPLMTLRQLTTVAAGSEGHGYFTLPLPPNPGRYVSSPALVDTLLHAPGFMANTLVDADSACICVALEQALVPSDSPSLHRQELQVYCSLVDIEHSLIADAYVLDAEGSIVGYVEGMCFKKLKLKPFKAHLSRQLARRRPAAAAPAPAPAPVPAGPSSGSVGGGGRGRPVAGDYTTATTKTTATATEISSTVCSIVRGLCGVDYEPTEATTLAELGLDSLLSVELSHTLAKTLRCTVSPDQLQECSDLAQVVQLVAKNSPLQHQLQLQQHEQQQQQQPTAPPTTAAPSVLQFTPATSSLDSSASSSFQPDQPATPNTEYNNIATSSTTISTTTTNSNNINSNNNKPTTGNAGSAAAATSLPEFQSLFLAVCGVLPEDEDDERSVPLSALGVDSLLSIELCQALRDKLGVTVEDHDAVGDLTYRQLHDMCACAAATKLSPGPASPSPEAAAPSPPPTPQTAPGIRQLQKRGDGSGRSGSGSGSGGPLYLFHDGSGTCGMYARVGPLGRDVYGVPSLRSDAQTLEALAADYIRQANLGAPQGGPLILAGWSFGGVLAFEIARQLGGAVVKGVVLIDSPAPVDHQPLPAEVIHQVVSGRRSASASALASASAREMQEAVEANFKRFAAMLGDYSRRHHHHHHHRQSPSAGRSSSSSSSSSPPPCVMVRCVKTMDRSALGGAHYPWLGDPAEADRSIRTWERLLGRQLPVLELHCDHFSPFEPENVGELTQHLRTACEMLEDY, encoded by the exons ATGTCGGCCAGTTATACGCGAGATATCCTTGTCTTTTCCGGACAGGGCTCAAAGCAACACCTTGTCGACTCGGGAGCTCCCGACAGCCTGATCGCGCTGCTCGGAGAGAAGCAGAAGGTCGCCTATTCTACGTTTCTACGCAGAGCCCAAGATGCGCTACTCCGGGAATATTCCAGCATCAAGGCCGACTCGGGCTCCCTTGGCCACGGGAACCAGGTCGAAGAGGAGGTGTTTGAGAAGAGCGAGCATCTCCTGGTTCCCCCGTCGATGCTCCAGTCCCACCCAGTCTTCGAGACCATCTCCCTATACACGCGCCATATCCTCGAGTTGATGCTGTACCAatcacaacaacaacaacaacggggAACGCATGTTGTCCGCGAGACCACCGGCATCTGTACCGGCGCTCTGGCTGCCATcctggccgccgccttctCCTCATACGACTCGGATGATTTCGTCCGGGCGGCGGTCGAGGGCGTTCGCCTGGCATTTTGGATAGGTGTACGGGCAGCTTCCCTCTCCGTCGAGCGGGAGCGGCTAGAGGAATCATCAGGGTCGAGTTCCTGCGTCCTGGGCGTATTCGGGGTGACGGAGAAGAGAATGGGAGAACTGTTGAAGGGCTACTACGCAGAGGAAAGCGAG GACCGCCATGGTAACGTCCGAATCTCGGCCGTATTCAGCGACGTGGCGCTGTCCCTCAGCGGCGACGCAGCCGACTTGCAACGCGTCAAGACGTACCTCGAAGGCCGCTCGATCGAGTGCCGCTGGGCGCACATTCACGCTCTCTACCACGGGGGCTCTAAGTCCAAGCGAGCGGTGGACGCAACCCTCAGCGACGCTGCCAGGAGGAACATCGCGTTCCCCGGCCGGAAGTCCCTCCATGCCTCCGTCATCTCGGCGGCGGACGGCGCACACATGGGCTCCGGCTCCGactccgccgccgcagatCCGGGCGGCCCGGAGGAGACCAAAACCAACATCCTGCTCGAGAGGGCCCTTCGCAACATCTTCATCGACACGGTGGACTGGAAGGGGACGAGCGCCGGCCTCAGAGCCTCCATCCTGGACCGCCTCGAGGGAGACTCGTCGGCCGCGTACCGCATCATCGGCGTCGGACCGGGCTCGCGCTCCTTGTTGGACCCATTCCGGGGAGACTCGGCACATCCGGGCCTCGGCGTGATCGACAACCTGGCCGAGTCGCTGGCGCAGCCGGCACAGGACGACATTGCCATAGTCGGATTGTCGGTTAACTTTCCGGGGGCCAAGGGACAGGAGCAGTTCTGGCAGCTCCTGGCGAGCGGCTTGAGTACTGTCGCCGAG ATCCCACCATCGCGATTCGGGGTACACGTGCAAGACTCGGACGAGGCCCACGGTCGATCCCGGGGAAACGGGCACGCGAACTGCCTAGACAACTCATTCGACTTCGACCCGGCCTACTTCAACGTCTCGCCCAGGGAGGCCAAGTCGATGGACCCCCAGCAGCGGCTGGTGCTCATGGCGGCCCTGGAAGCGCTCGAGGACGCCGGGTACGCTCCGGACTCGACGCCGACCTTCCAGAGGGAGCGGATCGGGGTGTACATGGGCGTGGCGACGGGCGACTACGTCGACAACCTGAGGGACGACATGGACGTCTACTACAGCCCCGGCACTCTGCGGGCCTTCATCGCCGGCCGGGTGTCGTACGCCTTCAAGTTCGGCGGCCCCTCGATGGTGACCGACACGGCCTGCTCGTCCTCGCTCGTGTCCATCTACCACGCGTGCAGGGCGCTGCGGGCGGGCGAGTGCGGCACCGCCCTGGCCGGCGGCGTCAACACCATGTCGAGCCCGGACATGTACAACGGCCTCGCGCGGGCGCACTTCCTGAGCCCGACGGGCCAGTGCAAGCCGTTCGAcgcggccgccgacggcTACTGCCGCGCCGAGGGCTGCGGCCTCGTGGTGCTCAAGCGGCTCGCCGACGCCGTGGCCGAGGGCGACCACATCTACGCCGTCATCCGCGCCATCGGCGTCAACCAGTGCGGCAAGGCCAGGTCCATCACCCACCCGCACGCCAACACGCAGGCCTCCCTCATGAGGACCGTCCTGGCCTCGGCCCGCGCCAGCCCCCGGAGCATCGGCGTCGTCGAGGCCCACGGCACGGGCACCCAGGccggcgacgccgccgagATGGCCAGCATCCGGTCCGTCTTCTGCCCCCGGCCTCCCGACCAGCCCCTGTACGTGTCGTCGGTGAAGGGCAACTTTGGTCACTCGGAGGCCGCCTCGGGCGTCGCCGGCCTGGCCAAGCTGCTCCTCATGATGGACAGGCGGCAGATCCCGCCCCAGACCTCCTTCGTCAACCTGAACCCGAAGCTGCCGGCCAACCGGCCCGGCGAGGTCACCATCCCGACGCGCATGACCGAGTGGAAGGAGCCGCCTGGCCAGCCGACGACGCCCCGGCGCGCCCTCGTCAACAACTTTGGCGCGTCCGGGTCCAACGCCGCCCTGGTACTCGAGGAGTACGTGGTGCCACCACCCCGGGGTCGGCCTCACTcgaccaacaacaacaacaacaacaacaacaagcgAAGCCACCACCTCCTCAACATCTCGGCCAAGACGGCCAAGGCGCTCGAGGCCGCCCGGCGGGACCTGCTGGCGTTCCTGAGCCAGAACCCGGACGTGGGCCTCCAAGACCTCTGCTACACGGCGAACGCCCGGAGGCAGGAGTACCCGACCCACCGGTGGTCGGCCGTCGTCTCGGACCGGGGCGACCTGGCGGAGCAGCTGGGGGgcggccaccaccacccggcCAAGggagcgacgacgacgacggcgacggcgacggcaggTGGGGGCTTGGGCTTGGGCTTGCCGGCCAAGACGGTGTTCGTCTTCTCGGGCCAGGGCGGCGTCTACGCGGGCATGGGCGCCGCGCTCCTCGCGACCGTCCCGCTCTTCCGGAGCATCGCGGACCGGTGCGACGAGACCCTCGTCGCCCGCGGATTCCCCCCCGTGTCGCCCTTCCTGGCCGGCTCCGCCgaggcctcctcctcctcctcctcctcctcctcctcctggtcGGCCGAGGACCAGATCATCATCTCGCAGTGCGCCTGCTTCGTCTTGGAGTACGCCCTGGCGGAGACCTGGAGGCACTGGGGCGTCACTCCGGACCTGGTGATTGGGCATAG CATCGGTGAATACGCCGCGTTTGCGTTCGCCGGCATGATCGGCTGGGAAGACGCGCTCCTCCTGCTGGCCGGGAGGGCGCGCCTCCTGGCGACCCGGTGCCCGCCCCAGGTCACCGGCATGGTGGCGTGCAGGCTGTCGCGGGCGGCCGTGGAGCAGCTGCTGGCCGACAAGGCGGACGAGCTGGCGGGCATCACCGTCTCGTGCTTCAACAGCCCGTCCGACTCGGTCCTGGCCGGCCCCGTGGACTCGCTGGCGAGGCTTGCCCGGCACTGCAAGGACAACGGGATCCGGCACAAGCGCCTCGACGTCCCCTACGGTTTCCACTCGCCCGCCTTGGAACCCATCTTGAGCGACCACGGCCGGGCCGCCCGCGCCGTCCCCTTCCGCCCGCCCTCCCTGCGCGCCGGGTCCAGCTTGCGTGGCAGGCTGTTCGGGCAGTCCGAGACGGTCGACGGCGACTACTTTGTCCAGCATGCTCGCGAGCCCGTCAACTTCTCCGGTGTGGTCGAGGACGCCCTGCCGGAGCTGGCTGGCTCCCATCCCACTTTTATCGAGATTGGTCCTTCTCCTTCGA CCGAGTCCATGTTGAAGCAAATCATCAACACATCCCTGTCCTACACCTTCTTGGGGTCGCTGACTCCGACCCGCGCCGCCTGGGACTCTCTGAGCTCGGCTTTGCGAGAGCTCTACCTGCGCAGATACGACATCAAGTGGCGGCGAGTCTACGACGGCTCGCAGGCAAAGTTCGTCAGGGGTTTCCCGGGGCACCCGCTCAACTTGGCGACGTACTACGTCCCCTACAAACCACCGTCCCGCCAGGACAAGCTTCTTCCGGGGTTTTTTTCGGGGCCGCAGCAGCCCCCGCCGAGGCCCAAGTACGCCTTCCTGACCGACGTCTCGCCGGCTGTCGAGGACGGCAGCGCGACAAGGTACGCGTCGACGGCCATGGAGCCGATCAAGAAGTTCGTCGACGCCCACCAGGTCGGCGACGTGCCCTTGTTCCCGGCCTCGGTGTACGTCGAGGTGGTGGCGCAGGCGCTGGCCTACCACGCTTCCCTCGACATCGCGTCCAACGTGTTCATGTTCGAGAACGTCAAGTTCGAACACCCCTTGGTCTGCGGagacgacgccgccggcggctcGTCGCGCCAAGTGATAAAGACGGCGCTCAACATGCAGCCCGTCGAGGGCCAGAGCTACGTGTGCTCGTCCGGGTCGGGGGACACGCTCTGCGCGGGAGGCGTCCGCAGTCTCGAGGTCGGCTCGCAGGCCGTCGTCGACATCCTGGCCCGGAGGCGCGGGCGGGTAGATCGGCTCAGGAGGTCCGTCGACGGCGCGCCCCGGAGCCTGGCCGAGTCCTTCTCGGACCGGACCATCTACCACGTCATCTTCCCGCGCGTGGTCCGGTACGACAAGCCGCTCATGACGCTGCGCCAGCTGACGACCGTCGCGGCCGGCTCCGAGGGCCACGGGTACTTcacgctgccgctgcccccCAACCCCGGCCGGTACGTGAGCTCGCCGGCCCTGGTAGACACGCTGCTGCACGCCCCCGGTTTCATGGCCAACACGCTCGTGGACGCCGACTCGGCCTGCATCTGCGTGGCGCTGGAGCAGGCCCTGGTGCCCAGCGACAGCCCCTCGCTGCACCGGCAGGAGCTGCAGGTCTACTGCTCGCTGGTCGACATTGAGCACTCTCTTATCGCCGACGCCTACGTGCTCGACGCCGAGGGCAGCATCGTCGGATACGTCGAGGGCATGTGCTTCAAGAAGCTGAAGCTCAAGCCCTTCAAGGCCCACCTCTCGCGTCAgctcgcccgccgccgcccggctgccgctgctcctgctcctgctccagCTCCTGTCCCTGCCGGGCCGAGTAGTGGCAGCGTGGGGGGCGGGGGCAGGGGCAGACCCGTGGCGGGAGACTACACCACGGCGACGACcaagacgacggcgacggcgacggagaTATCGAGCACCGTGTGCTCCATCGTCCGCGGCCTGTGCGGCGTGGACTACGAGCCGACCGAGGCGACCACGCTGGCCGAGCTCGGCCTAGACAGCCTCCTGTCCGTCGAGCTCTCCCACACGCTGGCCAAGACGCTACGGTGCACCGTCTCTCCGGACCAGCTCCAGGAATGCTCCGACCTGGCCCAGGTCGTCCAGTTGGTCGCCAAGAACAGCCCCCTCCAGCACCAGCTCCAGCTCCAGCAAcacgagcagcagcagcagcagcagccgacCGCGCCCCCCACGACTGCCGCGCCCTCGGTCCTCCAGTTCACGCCCGCGACTTCGTCCCTCGATAGCAGCGCCTCCTCGTCGTTTCAGCCGGACCAGCCGGCGACCCCGAACACCGAGTACAACAACATCgccaccagcagcaccaccatcagcaccaccaccaccaacagcaacaacatcaACAGCAATAACAACAAGCCGACGACAGGCAACGCCgggtccgccgccgccgccacctccCTGCCCGAGTTCCAGTCCCTCTTCCTGGCCGTGTGCGGAGTGCTgcccgaggacgaggacgacgagcgGAGCGTGCCGCTGTCGGCGCTCGGGGTGGACTCGCTGCTGTCGATCGAGCTCTGCCAGGCGCTGCGGGACAAGCTCGGCGTCACCGTCGAGGACCACGACGCCGTCGGCGACCTGACCTACCGCCAGCTGCACGACATGTGCGCCTGCGCCGCCGCGACCAAGCTCTCTCCCGGCCCCGCCTCGCCGTCTCCCGAGGCTGCCGCACCATCACCTCCTCCTACTCCCCAAACGGCGCCGGGCATCCGGCAGCTCCAGAAACGCGGCGACGGGAGCGGTAGAAGTGGTAGCGGTAGCGGGAGCGGCGGCCCCCTGTACCTCTTCCACGACGGCAGCGGCACCTGCGGCATGTACGCCCGCGTCGGCCCCCTCGGCCGCGACGTCTACGGCGTCCCCAGCCTGCGCTCCGACGCCCAGACGCTCGAGGCCCTCGCGGCCGATTACATCCGCCAGGCCAACCTCGGTGCACCCCAGGGAGGGCCTCTGATCCTAGCTG GCTGGTCCTTCGGAGGCGTCCTGGCCTTCGAGATCGCGAGGCAGCTGGGGGGAGCCGTCGTAAAGGGCGTCGTGCTGATCGACTCGCCCGCCCCCGTCGACCACCAGCCCCTCCCCGCCGAGGTGATCCATCAGGTCGTGTCCGGCCGgaggtcggcgtcggcgtcggcgctggcctcggcgtcggcgcggGAGATGCAGGAGGCGGTCGAGGCCAACTTCAAGCGGTTCGCCGCCATGCTGGGGGACTacagccgccgccaccaccaccaccaccaccaccgccaatCGCCATCGGCAGgccggtcgtcgtcgtcgtcgtcgtcgtcgtccccgCCGCCGTGCGTCATGGTGCGGTGCGTCAAGACCATGGACCGCTCCGCCCTGGGCGGCGCCCACTACCCCTGGCTCGGCGACCCGGCCGAGGCGGACCGGTCCATCCGCACCTGGGAGCGCCTCCTGGGCCGCCAGCTGCCCGTCTTGGAACTGCACTGCGACCACTTTAGTCCGTTTGAGCCCGAGAAC GTTGGGGAGCTCACGCAGCACTTGAGAACGGCTTGTGAGATGTTGGAGGACTATTAG